The genomic window CGCTTCGATCTGCTCGCGGCTCTGGCCGGTCTTTTGTTGGATCAGGCCGGCCAACTGATTCAGGTCGCCCTCTGCGCGGCGTAGATCGTTGTCGGTGATCGCCCCGTATTTTTTCTTCACGGCACCGGCGATCGACTTCCATTTTCCGCTTAATTCTTGTTTTGTGGTCATGGTACTTCCAATATGGGAATGGCATGCTTCCAACCCTCGAGACACCGAGTCTCCGGGCTTGCGTGACGCGCTTAGCCGTCACATCGTTGAATTCAACATTGCAAATCCAGTGCCACAGTTTTTCCACGTGATCCTCGAGAAGAAATTCCCGAATCAACCAGCACGCCGGCTTGGTACGGCCCTCGTAAAGCGCCGGGGCTCTGACGCTGCCGCCATCGGTGAACCCATGGGTCGCCTGGACGAAAGCCAATCAGCGTGGTCTACCAGCAGACGCGGGGACGATCCTGCCCGGCTATCGCAGCAGCGCCCGGCCGTATTGCACCTCGCGAACCAGACGCCGCAGAGTGGGCGAGATCCGCTGAGTGCCCTGCCAAGGCGTTTCGGGCGCCCCGCTAGCGTCGCTCACGTATTCGCTTTTTAAATCGTGAATACCGTGGACCATACGGACAAAGGCTTCTTTTTCTAGCGGTTTGGGCAAAAACACGGTACCTCCGTAGGCCGCGATAAACGCACAAATTTCCCTGTCACGCATGCTGCTCATCACGATCACCGGCACCCGTCGCAGGTCCGCCGAAGCGTGGTTGCGGAGCGAATGCAGCAATACCAATCCGCTGCAGACCGGCATATCGATGTCGGTCACGACTAGTTCGGTCACGTGCTCCCTGACCAGCTTCCAGGCTTCCGCACCGTTGTTAGCCGGCCGGCAGTCGTAGCCCAGTTCCGCAAACCACGTCGACACCAGGGTACGGTTTGCCTTGACGTCATCCGCGACGATCGCAAACGGTTTTGGTGAGTTGGAAGCGACGGACTGCGGCATGGCCAATCGAGTCGTGCGAGGGGGAACAGGCGGGAATGCAACACGAGTTGCAGACCCGATGTAGTGCGAAGTCGATGCGGAGCACCGTTGCAAACATCGCGCCGTTTGGTTTGACGCACCAACGACCATCTGACTTTATTGCCCCACGTCTCCACTTGCGGCACGAAAAATGCAACCGGTTTTCGTATCGCTTAATGGAACCTTGCAGCAGGCGGAAAAGATGAGCCCACAACCTGATTTTGATGTCGCCGGCGGATCGCATGTCGGCCGCAAACGCGTTGAAAATCAAGATCATTTTTTGGTCGCTGATCTGCATCGCCAGCTCGAAATCATCGAAACCGATGTTCCCCACGACCAGTGCACGGAACTTTACGGGTCTCCGCTGGGGCGGCTGATGGTGGTGGCGG from Roseimaritima ulvae includes these protein-coding regions:
- a CDS encoding response regulator; translated protein: MPQSVASNSPKPFAIVADDVKANRTLVSTWFAELGYDCRPANNGAEAWKLVREHVTELVVTDIDMPVCSGLVLLHSLRNHASADLRRVPVIVMSSMRDREICAFIAAYGGTVFLPKPLEKEAFVRMVHGIHDLKSEYVSDASGAPETPWQGTQRISPTLRRLVREVQYGRALLR